Proteins encoded by one window of Cylindrospermum stagnale PCC 7417:
- a CDS encoding tetratricopeptide repeat protein has translation MNNKYTLPAAVIGISIALIQPQAARAISSNNQVDVIGERITVLIDSKEPGSGVIVKREGNTLTDTLLNRGNARDKLGNKQAQITDYDQAIKTNPNDAQAYYNRGNARAELGDMPGAITDYDQAININPNFADAYYNRGNARAELGDMPGAITDYDQAIKINPNFAVAYYNRGNARAKLGDMQGAITDFNQAININPNYAEAYTNRGTLRAELGDMQGAITDLNQAIKINPNFAKAYYNRGTLRGKLGDMQGAITDLNQAIKINPNYTEAYGNRGNARAELGDMQTAITDFNQAIKTNPNDPLPYNNRANARAKLGDMQGAITDFNQAININPNYANAYKNRGFVRAKLGDMQGAITDYNQAININPNYADAYFNRGNARYKLGDMQGAITDYNQAININPNFADAYFNRGNARYKLGDMQGAITDYNQAININPNFADAYLNRGIASLALGDKQGAIADTQQAVDLFQQQGNKESYQKALQLLKQLQQQLSLINYQ, from the coding sequence ATGAACAATAAATACACACTTCCAGCAGCAGTGATAGGCATATCAATTGCCCTGATACAGCCGCAAGCAGCAAGGGCAATATCTAGTAATAATCAAGTAGATGTAATTGGTGAGAGAATCACCGTATTAATCGACAGTAAAGAACCAGGTTCTGGAGTGATAGTTAAGAGAGAAGGCAATACATTAACCGATACTTTATTAAATCGGGGAAATGCCCGTGATAAATTAGGAAATAAGCAGGCTCAAATAACTGATTACGACCAAGCTATCAAAACTAATCCCAATGATGCCCAAGCATACTACAACCGGGGAAATGCCCGTGCTGAATTGGGAGATATGCCGGGGGCAATCACCGATTACGACCAAGCTATCAATATTAATCCTAACTTTGCCGATGCCTACTACAACCGGGGAAATGCCCGTGCTGAATTGGGAGATATGCCGGGGGCAATCACCGATTACGACCAAGCTATCAAAATTAATCCTAACTTTGCCGTAGCCTACTACAACCGGGGAAATGCCCGTGCTAAATTGGGAGATATGCAGGGGGCAATCACCGATTTCAACCAAGCTATCAATATTAATCCCAACTATGCCGAAGCCTACACCAACCGGGGAACTTTACGTGCTGAATTGGGAGATATGCAGGGGGCAATCACCGATTTAAACCAAGCTATTAAAATTAATCCTAACTTTGCTAAAGCCTACTACAACCGGGGAACTTTACGTGGTAAATTGGGAGATATGCAGGGGGCAATTACCGATTTAAACCAAGCTATTAAAATTAATCCTAACTATACCGAAGCCTACGGCAACCGGGGAAATGCCCGTGCTGAATTGGGAGATATGCAGACGGCAATCACCGATTTCAACCAAGCTATCAAAACTAATCCCAACGATCCCCTACCCTACAACAACCGGGCAAATGCCCGTGCTAAATTGGGAGATATGCAGGGGGCAATCACCGATTTCAACCAAGCTATCAATATTAATCCCAACTATGCTAATGCCTACAAAAACCGGGGATTTGTCCGTGCTAAATTGGGAGATATGCAGGGGGCAATCACTGATTACAACCAAGCTATCAATATTAATCCCAACTATGCCGATGCCTACTTCAACCGGGGAAATGCCCGTTATAAATTGGGAGATATGCAGGGGGCAATCACTGATTACAACCAAGCGATCAATATTAATCCCAACTTTGCCGATGCCTACTTCAACCGGGGAAATGCCCGTTATAAATTGGGAGATATGCAGGGGGCAATCACTGATTACAACCAAGCTATCAATATTAATCCCAACTTTGCCGATGCCTACCTCAACCGGGGAATTGCCAGTCTTGCATTGGGAGATAAGCAGGGGGCAATAGCTGACACTCAGCAAGCTGTAGACCTCTTTCAGCAACAAGGAAATAAAGAATCGTATCAAAAAGCGCTGCAACTTCTTAAGCAGCTTC
- a CDS encoding Uma2 family endonuclease has translation MLNLNLPRYLPSAEELPDSDETPVDNELQELIPGLLKAILLLLWADKMDWFFAVDMGIYYHPDKPPIVPDGFLSLGVERFYDEELRPSYVLWDENVLPIFVLEVVSPNYRKEYSTKLEEYAALGILYYVIYSSRRRRKPHLEVHKLVNGKYELQPGNPVWLPEIGLGIGCERGNYCGVTREWMYWYDEAGKRYPTPQEQITTAQQQVQFAEQRAKFAEQRAQQEAERAQQEAERAQQLAEKLRELGVDPDNLG, from the coding sequence ATGTTAAATTTAAACCTACCAAGGTACTTACCCTCAGCCGAAGAACTACCCGACTCTGACGAAACACCTGTGGATAATGAACTACAAGAATTAATACCAGGTTTACTCAAAGCCATCTTGCTCCTACTTTGGGCAGACAAAATGGACTGGTTTTTTGCGGTAGACATGGGAATTTATTATCACCCTGATAAACCGCCAATTGTCCCCGATGGGTTCCTGAGTTTAGGGGTAGAAAGATTTTATGATGAAGAACTGCGCCCTAGTTATGTTTTATGGGATGAAAACGTTCTCCCAATTTTCGTATTAGAGGTAGTTTCCCCAAATTATCGTAAAGAATACAGCACAAAGTTAGAAGAATATGCAGCTTTAGGTATTCTTTATTATGTGATTTATTCTTCTCGTCGTCGTCGCAAACCACACCTAGAAGTGCATAAATTAGTTAATGGCAAGTACGAGTTACAGCCAGGAAACCCAGTTTGGCTACCAGAAATAGGCTTAGGAATTGGTTGTGAACGGGGAAACTATTGCGGTGTCACAAGGGAATGGATGTATTGGTATGACGAAGCCGGCAAACGTTACCCAACACCACAAGAACAAATTACCACAGCACAACAGCAAGTACAATTTGCAGAACAAAGAGCTAAGTTTGCAGAACAAAGAGCGCAACAAGAAGCTGAACGCGCCCAACAAGAAGCCGAACGCGCCCAACAATTGGCAGAAAAATTGCGGGAATTAGGGGTAGATCCTGATAATCTTGGGTAA
- a CDS encoding protochlorophyllide reductase, translating to MEQHRKSTVVITGASSGVGLQAAKALSQMGQWHVVMACRDLSKTENAAQSVGMPQDSYTIMHLDLASLESVRQFVKDFRASGRSLDALVCNAAIYMPLIKEPLRSVDGYELSVATNHLGHFLLCNLFLEDLKNSSSSEPRLVILGTVTHNPKELGGKIPPRPDLGNLDGFAAGFKGPHVMIDGKKFEPVKAYKDSKVCNVLTMRELHRRYHESHGITFSSLYPGCVATTALFRNHYPLFQKLFPLFQKYITGGFVTEEESGKRVAEVVSDPAYSQSGAYWSWGNRQKKQGKSFLQEVSAEASDDDKAERMWELSAKLVGLA from the coding sequence ATGGAACAACATCGGAAGTCAACAGTCGTGATTACGGGTGCCTCATCGGGGGTTGGCTTGCAAGCTGCGAAAGCACTTTCCCAAATGGGGCAATGGCATGTGGTGATGGCCTGTCGGGATTTATCGAAAACCGAAAATGCTGCCCAATCTGTGGGAATGCCCCAGGACAGCTACACAATAATGCACCTCGACTTAGCCTCCTTAGAGAGTGTTCGACAGTTTGTTAAGGACTTCAGGGCAAGCGGTAGATCCCTAGATGCTTTGGTGTGCAACGCCGCAATCTATATGCCTTTAATCAAGGAGCCGTTGCGAAGCGTAGACGGATATGAATTGAGCGTTGCCACAAATCACCTCGGTCATTTTCTTTTGTGTAACCTCTTCCTTGAAGACCTGAAGAACTCATCATCCTCAGAGCCGAGGTTAGTCATTTTAGGAACTGTAACCCACAACCCGAAAGAGTTGGGAGGAAAGATTCCACCCCGTCCAGACTTAGGAAATCTGGATGGTTTTGCAGCAGGGTTTAAAGGGCCCCACGTGATGATTGACGGTAAGAAGTTTGAGCCTGTCAAAGCTTACAAAGACAGCAAAGTCTGCAACGTGCTGACCATGAGAGAATTGCATCGGCGCTATCACGAGTCGCACGGAATCACCTTTAGTTCACTCTATCCTGGGTGCGTTGCCACAACAGCCCTATTCCGAAACCACTATCCCCTATTTCAGAAACTCTTCCCACTTTTTCAGAAGTACATCACTGGGGGTTTCGTCACCGAGGAAGAATCTGGTAAGCGAGTTGCAGAAGTAGTCTCAGATCCAGCATACAGCCAATCTGGTGCTTATTGGAGCTGGGGAAATAGACAGAAGAAACAAGGCAAGTCTTTTCTTCAAGAAGTCTCTGCCGAAGCAAGCGATGATGACAAAGCTGAACGCATGTGGGAACTGAGCGCAAAATTGGTTGGACTAGCATGA
- a CDS encoding proton extrusion protein PcxA — protein MKAPLFAKITDYWHKFQQWCLDTPERALLEAYQAAQIIKNIEIEQFNNQKISPESGIYDETVMSYWQVYLDKNLAIINLRLGEFNLSRSLINSSDPIILKKLQFIDEVIAKYAPEDEQISNSPLEPISQQLKLTPQVLKQQSNSSNDVNKMPALSQKDGVLPRSIGRTINRIKRDFSPQAEERFVRNYRITTNRTRSAIRFLLILMIVPLLTQHFSKQFLVTPIVERVRGENKTRIFLNSEMETEALSELKIFEKKLKFESLLHQTPEFSPVAIEEKVHHKAIEIAESFQSKSSGAISNVFADFISLITFGMIIALNKKEIVIVKSFLDEIVYGLSDSAKAFIIILLTDVFVGFHSPHGWEILLEGLAEHLGLPASRSAIFTFIATFPVILNTIFKYWIFRYLSRLSPSALATLKEMDE, from the coding sequence ATGAAAGCACCTCTTTTCGCAAAGATTACAGATTACTGGCACAAATTTCAGCAATGGTGTTTAGATACACCAGAAAGAGCGCTCCTAGAAGCTTACCAAGCGGCTCAAATTATTAAAAATATTGAAATAGAACAATTTAACAACCAAAAAATTTCTCCTGAATCAGGAATTTATGATGAGACTGTCATGTCTTATTGGCAGGTATATCTAGATAAAAATTTGGCTATTATCAATCTCAGATTAGGGGAATTTAATTTGAGTCGTAGCTTGATCAATAGCTCAGACCCCATCATTTTAAAAAAACTCCAGTTTATTGATGAAGTAATAGCTAAGTATGCCCCAGAAGATGAACAAATTAGTAACAGTCCTTTAGAGCCAATTTCTCAACAACTAAAACTTACACCTCAGGTACTCAAACAACAGTCAAATTCATCTAATGATGTTAATAAAATGCCAGCTTTATCTCAAAAAGATGGAGTGTTGCCTAGATCTATTGGTAGAACAATAAATAGAATTAAACGAGATTTTTCACCGCAGGCAGAAGAACGATTTGTGAGGAATTACCGAATTACTACAAATCGCACAAGAAGTGCAATCAGATTTTTATTAATTCTCATGATTGTACCGCTACTAACTCAGCATTTTTCTAAGCAATTCTTAGTAACCCCCATAGTAGAAAGGGTCAGAGGTGAAAACAAAACTCGAATTTTCCTTAATTCAGAAATGGAAACAGAAGCTCTTAGCGAATTAAAGATTTTTGAAAAGAAATTGAAATTTGAAAGTCTACTTCATCAAACACCAGAATTTTCACCAGTAGCGATAGAAGAAAAAGTTCACCACAAAGCTATTGAGATAGCAGAAAGTTTTCAGAGTAAAAGTAGTGGTGCTATCAGCAATGTTTTTGCTGATTTTATATCACTTATTACATTTGGCATGATCATCGCTTTGAACAAGAAAGAAATTGTGATCGTGAAATCTTTTCTCGATGAAATTGTTTATGGACTCAGCGATAGTGCCAAGGCTTTTATTATTATTTTGTTAACAGATGTATTTGTAGGATTCCACTCACCACATGGTTGGGAGATTCTTCTTGAAGGTTTAGCAGAACATTTGGGTCTACCAGCGAGTAGAAGTGCGATATTTACCTTTATCGCTACATTTCCTGTGATTTTAAACACAATATTCAAATACTGGATATTCCGCTATCTTAGCCGCTTATCTCCTTCAGCATTAGCTACATTAAAAGAGATGGACGAGTGA
- a CDS encoding cyclase family protein — MTKPQTQKSINYTRVLHLSHIIDADIPQWAGDPPVEFATVAELPKDGYYLRRFSLGEHSATHINAPNSFYSSGIGIDQYPAQSLVVPAAVIDIRPSVAVNPDYVLTIADILAWEEQFGEIRSNSLVLLHTGWQDKWLDQNAFFNQDAEGIMHFPGFGSDATIFLLKERQIAGIGIDTHGVDSGEDTTFATNRLVLSQPRIVLENLTNLEQLPPQGTTLVIGILRLRGGSGSPAAVMALF; from the coding sequence ATGACTAAACCTCAAACTCAAAAAAGTATCAACTACACCCGTGTGCTCCACCTGAGTCATATAATTGACGCAGATATTCCCCAATGGGCAGGAGACCCCCCAGTAGAATTTGCCACCGTCGCCGAGCTGCCAAAAGATGGTTATTACCTACGGCGTTTCTCCTTGGGGGAACATAGCGCCACTCATATCAATGCCCCTAACAGTTTTTACAGTAGCGGTATAGGAATTGACCAATATCCTGCTCAGTCGCTAGTTGTACCAGCAGCGGTCATAGATATCCGCCCATCTGTGGCAGTCAATCCAGATTATGTTCTCACCATTGCAGATATTCTCGCTTGGGAGGAACAATTCGGCGAGATTCGCAGTAATAGTTTGGTGCTACTTCATACTGGCTGGCAAGATAAGTGGCTTGATCAAAATGCATTCTTTAACCAAGATGCCGAAGGAATTATGCATTTTCCAGGGTTTGGCAGTGATGCTACCATCTTCCTGCTGAAAGAAAGGCAAATCGCCGGGATAGGAATTGATACTCATGGTGTAGACTCAGGGGAAGACACCACGTTTGCAACTAACCGCCTGGTACTATCACAGCCGCGGATTGTGTTAGAGAATCTCACCAATTTAGAACAACTACCACCTCAAGGCACTACTTTAGTGATTGGAATTCTCCGGTTACGGGGTGGTTCTGGTTCTCCCGCAGCTGTGATGGCGTTATTTTGA
- the msrB gene encoding peptide-methionine (R)-S-oxide reductase MsrB, producing MDKRYFLQISAALVGTAFFLRYINRSSETMATSKTEFEITKPEEEWNKTLTPEQFYVLRKHGTERAHTSPLDKQYTQGTYLCAGCELPLFTSETKFNSGTGWPSFFNPIEGAIATTVDRTLFMTRTEVHCSRCGGHLGHVFNDGPAPTGKRYCMNGVALKFIPA from the coding sequence ATGGACAAACGCTATTTTTTGCAGATTAGTGCAGCATTAGTAGGCACAGCCTTTTTCTTACGCTATATCAATCGGAGTTCAGAAACTATGGCAACTTCCAAGACTGAGTTTGAAATTACTAAACCGGAAGAAGAGTGGAACAAAACTTTGACGCCGGAACAGTTTTATGTATTGCGGAAACATGGAACTGAACGCGCTCATACCAGCCCACTCGATAAACAATACACTCAAGGCACTTATCTGTGTGCAGGGTGTGAACTACCATTATTTACTTCAGAAACGAAGTTTAACAGTGGTACTGGCTGGCCCAGCTTTTTTAACCCCATTGAGGGTGCGATCGCGACTACAGTAGATCGTACGTTATTTATGACTAGAACTGAAGTGCATTGCAGTCGCTGTGGCGGGCATTTAGGTCACGTATTTAACGACGGGCCTGCACCTACTGGTAAGCGCTATTGTATGAACGGTGTGGCACTGAAGTTTATTCCTGCCTGA
- a CDS encoding dienelactone hydrolase family protein produces the protein MTNTGIRTTQVKVPNGDLQIDAYLAEPDHEGTFPAVIVIQEIFGVNKHIREVAQRLADEGYVAIAPTLFQRTAPGFEGGYNSEDVQLGRKYKEQTTAEEILSDVQAAIAYLRTLPNVKGEAIGSIGFCFGGHVVYLAATLPDIKATASFYGGGIPNSTPGGGEPTINRTPEIKAPIYTFFGNEDKGIPLEDTEQVEAALKEHLIPHAVFRYAGADHGFFCNHRASYNLEAATDAWKNVLELFQKNLQFS, from the coding sequence ATGACAAACACAGGAATTCGCACGACTCAGGTTAAAGTCCCCAATGGAGACTTGCAAATTGATGCTTACTTGGCTGAACCCGATCATGAGGGAACCTTTCCCGCAGTGATTGTGATTCAAGAAATCTTTGGGGTGAACAAACATATTCGAGAAGTGGCCCAGAGGCTGGCAGATGAGGGATATGTAGCGATCGCACCGACTCTGTTTCAACGCACTGCTCCTGGTTTCGAGGGTGGATACAACTCTGAAGATGTTCAATTGGGGAGAAAGTATAAGGAGCAAACCACAGCCGAGGAAATATTAAGCGACGTTCAAGCCGCGATCGCCTATTTGCGAACCCTACCCAATGTCAAAGGGGAAGCGATCGGCTCTATAGGTTTCTGTTTTGGTGGTCATGTTGTTTACCTAGCCGCCACCTTACCGGATATCAAAGCCACAGCTTCTTTCTACGGCGGTGGGATTCCTAACTCTACACCAGGCGGTGGCGAACCTACCATCAACCGCACACCAGAAATCAAAGCGCCAATTTACACTTTCTTTGGCAATGAAGATAAGGGAATTCCCTTAGAAGATACCGAGCAGGTGGAAGCGGCCTTAAAAGAACATCTGATTCCCCATGCTGTCTTTCGCTATGCCGGCGCAGATCATGGCTTTTTCTGCAACCATCGTGCTAGCTACAATCTCGAAGCTGCTACCGATGCTTGGAAAAATGTCCTCGAACTATTCCAAAAAAACCTGCAATTTTCATGA
- a CDS encoding sulfonate ABC transporter substrate-binding protein, with amino-acid sequence MTSSLHLPKINIFQRFSRLVLPGLLTFSTTLISCSVETPKAETKTTTGFKTKVIHMGYQSSGDIVRIKGVIEKRLQPLGVSVEWAQFAAGPQLMEAMNVGKVDVGSVGETPPIFAQAAGTSLVYIASNKPASGKGSGIIVQDNSPIRTLADLKGKKIVFQKGSASHYFLIKALEEGGLKYSDVQALSLPPSEARDAFIQGKIDAWVTWDPYLAVAQKKAKARLLRDASGISTQGGYYMASRNFATENPKLVRLVLEEINNLGQWAENNTSEVVKLTAPQLKLDEDILTTMVKRRRYGLRPITPEIMANQQRIADLFAQEKIIPKPLKIQEAMLTTEQYAAITPETISQK; translated from the coding sequence ATGACTAGCTCATTACATCTACCCAAAATCAACATTTTTCAGCGTTTTTCCCGACTGGTATTACCTGGATTATTGACTTTTTCAACTACCTTAATTAGTTGCTCAGTTGAAACCCCGAAAGCAGAGACCAAAACTACTACTGGTTTTAAAACTAAAGTTATCCACATGGGATATCAGAGTTCTGGTGACATTGTTAGAATTAAAGGGGTAATTGAAAAACGTCTGCAACCTTTAGGTGTTTCTGTTGAATGGGCACAATTTGCCGCTGGTCCACAACTGATGGAAGCGATGAATGTAGGTAAAGTTGACGTTGGTTCGGTTGGGGAAACCCCCCCCATATTTGCCCAAGCGGCTGGCACTTCATTGGTATATATCGCTAGCAACAAACCCGCCAGTGGCAAAGGGAGTGGAATTATAGTTCAAGATAATTCACCGATTCGGACTTTAGCTGACCTAAAGGGCAAAAAAATAGTTTTTCAAAAGGGTTCTGCTTCCCATTACTTTTTAATAAAAGCCTTAGAAGAGGGTGGTTTGAAATATAGTGACGTTCAAGCCTTGAGTCTACCTCCCTCGGAAGCCCGTGATGCCTTTATTCAGGGAAAAATTGATGCCTGGGTAACTTGGGACCCCTATTTAGCTGTAGCACAAAAAAAAGCCAAAGCTAGGCTTTTAAGAGATGCCAGCGGCATTTCTACTCAAGGAGGATATTACATGGCTTCGCGAAATTTTGCCACAGAAAACCCGAAATTAGTGCGGCTAGTTTTGGAGGAGATAAATAATCTCGGACAATGGGCTGAGAATAACACATCTGAAGTTGTCAAACTTACTGCCCCTCAACTCAAACTAGATGAGGATATTTTAACAACAATGGTTAAAAGACGGAGGTATGGCTTAAGACCAATTACTCCAGAAATTATGGCGAATCAGCAGCGAATTGCAGATTTGTTCGCCCAAGAAAAAATAATCCCTAAACCCCTGAAGATTCAGGAAGCAATGCTGACTACTGAACAATATGCAGCTATCACACCAGAAACCATTAGTCAGAAATAG
- a CDS encoding sulfonate ABC transporter substrate-binding protein has product MLTKFSLSRLLGTARTSGRNALAICQKFPQQTIRSFALLFAVGLGLTLAISACSANTSDNQGTTPAGSRNAAVSSTLVRIGYQKASTILYALKVKGELEKLTASGVSVTWSEFPAGPPMLEALNAGSIDFGYTGEAPPIFAQAAGIPLVYVAYDPWSTKAEAILVPKDSPIKSVAELKGKKVAFVKGSNVNYLLVKALSKAGIEYSEIQPVTLSPADARAVFEGKKVDAWAIWDPYLAAAEAATGARILTDATGLAANRGYYLAAKSFVDKHPDALNIVLDQVKKVSGWAKNNPAEVAKLLSPALGIDASVLELAEKRHEYDVLPLTEEVISKQQEVADTFYKINLIPKQIKVKEIVWQGKQ; this is encoded by the coding sequence ATGTTGACTAAGTTCTCTCTATCCCGACTCTTAGGCACGGCTAGAACCTCCGGGCGAAACGCCCTCGCCATCTGCCAAAAATTCCCACAGCAAACAATCCGCAGCTTTGCCTTACTGTTTGCCGTTGGGCTAGGTTTAACTTTGGCTATCTCTGCTTGTTCTGCCAACACTAGCGACAACCAGGGGACAACGCCGGCAGGCAGCCGAAATGCCGCAGTCAGTAGTACTTTAGTTCGCATTGGCTACCAGAAAGCTTCAACCATCCTCTATGCGCTGAAAGTAAAAGGGGAGTTAGAAAAATTGACAGCCTCTGGTGTTTCCGTAACTTGGTCTGAATTTCCCGCTGGACCCCCAATGTTAGAGGCATTAAACGCTGGCAGCATTGACTTTGGCTACACTGGGGAAGCACCGCCTATATTTGCCCAAGCAGCAGGTATCCCTCTAGTCTATGTTGCCTATGATCCTTGGAGTACGAAAGCTGAAGCCATCCTTGTTCCCAAGGATTCACCGATTAAAAGTGTGGCTGAACTCAAGGGTAAAAAAGTCGCTTTTGTCAAAGGTTCTAACGTTAACTACCTATTGGTGAAAGCACTGTCCAAGGCTGGGATAGAATACAGCGAGATCCAGCCAGTAACGCTCTCACCCGCTGATGCCCGTGCTGTCTTTGAGGGCAAGAAAGTCGATGCTTGGGCAATTTGGGACCCTTATTTAGCAGCAGCAGAAGCAGCAACTGGCGCACGCATTTTAACAGATGCGACGGGATTAGCTGCCAATCGTGGCTATTATTTGGCTGCTAAGTCTTTTGTTGACAAGCATCCTGATGCTTTGAACATAGTTCTAGATCAGGTTAAGAAAGTCAGTGGCTGGGCAAAAAATAATCCGGCTGAAGTTGCTAAGTTACTCTCCCCTGCTTTGGGTATAGATGCTTCTGTGTTGGAGTTAGCGGAAAAACGGCATGAGTATGATGTACTCCCACTGACTGAGGAAGTAATTAGTAAACAGCAAGAGGTGGCCGATACTTTCTACAAAATTAACTTGATACCAAAACAAATCAAAGTCAAGGAAATTGTTTGGCAGGGCAAACAGTAA
- a CDS encoding LeuA family protein, which produces MIQILDSTLREGEQTPGVYFSPETKLAIAQLLDQIGVDIIEAGNPAVDSEIALAVTQIANAGLKAKIGAHSLCRIDDVRKALDCGVNFLGVFFSVSQKRLQQDYDIGLEKAIEKIVEVITYARKEKDNLLIRYTPEDTVRSPIENVIAAASAAVQAGANIISIADTTGYTTPFHQHRSIYYYVKTLKEELAKRNLYPQIEVHCHNDRGLALANALEAYRAGSDIIDVTVMGLGERSGIVDLAELLINLTDMVEEKTYWELGCLKDLYDLVSEHSHIPIPPHHPLVGKNAFTHYAGVHVKAVAKDEELYQSLSPEILGRKSSFALGMQSGLTAVELALKQIGRNELAEDKDLVAKILKEIKEIAKRGTAIDIEKELPEIVERCNITLPITNGCKVSV; this is translated from the coding sequence ATGATTCAAATTCTCGATTCTACCTTGAGAGAGGGCGAACAAACCCCAGGAGTTTATTTTTCTCCTGAAACAAAATTGGCAATTGCTCAGTTATTAGATCAAATAGGAGTTGATATTATTGAAGCTGGTAATCCCGCCGTAGATAGTGAAATTGCTTTAGCTGTAACCCAAATTGCTAACGCCGGACTCAAGGCAAAGATAGGTGCTCATTCACTTTGCCGAATAGACGATGTCAGAAAAGCACTGGACTGTGGTGTAAACTTTTTAGGTGTCTTTTTTAGTGTTTCCCAGAAACGATTGCAACAGGACTACGACATAGGTTTAGAAAAAGCTATAGAGAAAATTGTAGAAGTTATAACTTATGCCAGAAAAGAAAAGGATAACTTATTAATTCGCTATACGCCGGAAGATACAGTTCGTTCACCGATAGAAAATGTGATTGCAGCAGCGAGCGCAGCAGTACAGGCAGGAGCTAATATTATTAGCATAGCTGATACGACTGGATACACAACACCATTTCATCAGCACCGCAGTATTTATTATTATGTGAAAACCCTGAAGGAGGAACTAGCAAAACGGAACTTATATCCACAAATAGAAGTTCATTGTCACAATGATAGAGGTTTAGCTTTAGCGAATGCACTAGAGGCTTACAGGGCAGGCTCTGACATTATTGATGTAACTGTGATGGGACTAGGAGAACGATCTGGCATTGTCGATTTAGCAGAATTACTCATAAATTTAACGGATATGGTTGAGGAAAAAACCTATTGGGAACTGGGGTGTTTAAAAGACTTATACGATTTGGTGAGCGAGCATTCCCACATACCTATTCCTCCTCATCACCCATTGGTAGGCAAAAATGCCTTTACCCACTATGCAGGTGTTCATGTTAAAGCGGTGGCTAAAGATGAAGAACTTTATCAAAGTTTAAGTCCAGAAATTCTAGGGAGAAAAAGTAGCTTTGCCTTAGGGATGCAATCGGGGTTGACTGCTGTTGAACTCGCCCTAAAGCAGATTGGTAGAAATGAACTGGCTGAAGACAAAGATTTAGTGGCTAAGATTCTCAAAGAAATTAAAGAGATTGCCAAACGAGGAACCGCAATCGATATCGAGAAGGAATTGCCAGAAATTGTCGAGCGCTGTAATATTACCCTACCAATTACTAATGGGTGTAAGGTTTCTGTTTGA